Part of the Candidatus Thiothrix putei genome, GACTTGATCAACCACCGCATTGAAGCCCATGGATTGCATCTGACTACGCATCGCTTCTGCCGTGCCGCTATTAGGGCTAGCAACGACCTGAACTGCATAAGAACCACCAGCAGTGTTGCTATAAGAGCCTGAATAACTACCGCTGGTACTACTGCTCGGTGCAGAATAATCGTAATAGCTGCCGCTGGTAGAACCAGTCGTTGTGCTGCCATAAGCAGAACTACCGGTTGAACTGCCTGCACCGTAGTCATAATAAGAGCTATTATTAGGCGTTGTGCCAGTGTTATAACCGTAATCAGTGGAAGCCGTAGTTGTCGTGCCATAACTATTAGCACCGTAATCACCGCCAGTCGTTGCCCCTGCTTGCGGAGCTGTTCCAGGTACAGGTGCGCAACCAGCCATTAATGCTGCCAAAGCCAGCGCAACCGCGCTCATTTTCATTTGATTGTTCATAAGTCTAAGCCCCAAGTGCTAATGGATTGTTGTTTTGATAGACAATGCTATGTTTACGAAGGTTCCCAAACAAGCTGTCATTCTTAAGAAAAATGTTCGTAGCCCTGTCGGTTATCAGCAAAGGTGTAATCAATGACCAAACCGTCCTGATTCGCATCCACTTCCCCGATAACCGTGACCTGAACCTGTTGCCTACCTGCTGCTTGCTGCACCTCGCATAAATTTTGCTTGGGCATGGTAAACAATAATTCGTAATCATCGCCTCCCCTGAGTGCAAAGTCCAGTCTTTGTGCTAATGCAATGTGTTGTAATGCCGCAGAAAAGGGGATCAAAGTATGTTGCAACCGCGCCCCCACCCCCGATGCACGTAACAAATGCCCCAAATCAGCCAATAAGCCGTCGGAAATATCCATGCAAGCATTGGCTCTTCCTAACAAGCTATTCGCGAATGCCAAACGTGGCGAAGGGTAATTCAAACGTTGAATGCAAAACGCTGCTGCCTCCGTCGGTAATATCAAACGTTGTTGCAAGACGGCCAAGCCTGCCGCTGCATCCCCTAAAGTACCAGACACGCAAATAAGATCACCGTGTTGCGCTCCGCTACGCAATAATGCTTTACCCGACTCTACGAAACCCATGACCTGAATGGTGATACTCAAAGCACCCCGCGTCGTGTCACCTCCAATCAAAAAGATCCCATGCTGTTCCGCCAACTCCCGCATTCCCCGCGTGAACTCCCTGACCCAGCCCTCATCAGCCATAGGCATCGATAAAGCCAAGGTAAACCAGACCGGTTCCGCCCCCATCGCCGCAAGATCACTCAAATTCACCGCCAAGGCTTTATAGCCGATAGCATGTGGCGCAGTTTCCAGCGGAAAATGTACTCCCGCATTTGAGGTATCAACCGACACCACCAACTGTTTCGCTGCCGGAACCTGTAAAACAGCCGCATCATCACCCACACTAACGCACACATTGTCAGGCTTAGGTTGCCAGAAAAAATATTCGCGGATTAGATTAAATTCCGACATACTACCGCCCGTTAATCGCAAAATAATAAACTCTGGCAGATTTTCACAACCTCAGCCAGATGTTTTATGCTAAATGCTAACAATGGAACAGCCAACGCGGGCTGTACGTTTTCTTGCTGGAGCATAAATGGATACAAGCTCAGAAACAAAAATTGGATGCTTACACGTCGTTGGCGTGATTTTATTAACAGTATTTATCTCTGTAAGCGTCACGCTGTGGGTTATTCAATACTTTTTATTTCCCAAACCGTTTCAACCTGTCACCCTTGATGAGCATGAAACGACGGTATTGGAACAAAAGCTCCAACGAATCGGTTTACCCACACCTGCGGACGATCTCACACCCGAACCGTATACCGAAGTTGGTGCAAGCCGTGAAATTTCGCTCACGGAAAAAGAGCTGAATGCTTTGCTTGCCAAAAACACTGACATGGCAGAAAAAGCGGTCATCGACCTTGCTGACAACCTTGCCAGCGCCAAAATCTTGCTGCCACTTGACCCCGACTTCCCGTTTATTGGCGGCAAAACGCTCAAAGTGAATGCGGGCATGGAATTGGCTTACGCCAACAATAACCCGATTATCAAGCTCAAAGGCGTAAGCGTCTGGGGCGTACCCGTGCCCAATGCTTGGCTGGGCAACCTGAAAAACGTGGATTTGGTCAACGAATTTGGCGGCGATGCAGGTTTCTGGCAGTCCTTCGCCGCCGGTGTCGACAACATCCATGTTGCAGAGGGGCATTTGCTCATCAAGCTCAAGGAATAACGCCTACAGCACCGTACCACCGCGTGTGGTCGGGTCATACGCCAAGGTCATGCCAGATGCGCTATCCGCCGCGAACTGCGCCAATACCGCCTCCGCTTCCGCCCAAGTCGGCTGTTGTTTTACCTGCTCAAGCGGCGTGAAATGACGGCTGTATAAGCGTGCCAACCGCGCTTGTGCCGCCGTGTCGCGATAATCCGCCAAGGCTTCCACCACCGCAATGGCGGCTGCACGGTTATTACACATCAACAACTGATCGCAACCCGCTGCCAACGCTGCTTTTGCCCGCCCCACAAAATCGCCTGCGGCTGCCGCTGCTGCCATATCCAAGGCATCGCTGAAGATTGCGCCCTGAAAACCCATTTGCCCGCGCAAAATGTCTCGCAACCACCGCGTTGAAAACCCGGCTGGCGCAGCGTCCACGCACGGATACACCACGTGTGACGGCATCACCGCCTCCAGTCCTTGAGCAATCAAATGCTCGAACGGCGCAATGTCTTCCGCCCACAACGTTTCCCAGCCACGCTCGTCACACGGCAAGGCTTCGTGCGAATCCGCGCTCACACCGCCATGACCGGGGAAATGCTTGCCGACCGACACCATGCCCGCCAAACGTGCGCCCTGCATCCACGCGCAGGTCAATGTCATCACTGTTTGCGTGTCTTGCCCAAAGGCACGATCACCAATCACCCGACTTAACCCACGATCAATATCCAACACGGGCGCAAAGCTGAAATCCACGCCCACCGCTTGCAACTCGGATGCCATCAACCAGCCCATGCGTTGCACCGCGTGCTTGGCAACGTCTGGTGAGTGTTGATACAACGCCGCGTAATACCCCGCTGGCGGCAAACGGTGGAAACCATCCCGAAACCGTTGCACACGCCCGCCTTCCTGATCGACCGCCACCAGCAAATGCGGTTCGCGCACTGCCCGAATCGCCGCTGTCAACGCCGCCAATTGCGCCGGATTTTGGTAATTACGCGCAAACAAAATCACGCCCCCAACGGCGGGATGTTGCAATAATTCACGGTCTTCGGCACTCAACTCCGTACCGGCTACATCCAGCATGACTGGCCCCAATGACATTTGCTTACTCCTTTTGCTCACACAGTTGTGATACGTTTACGCCATGATACAAACCTTACACCACAGCGACGATGAATTCGGCTCAATCACGGTACTCGATGATGGCGAATGCCGCATTCTAGCCTTTGCCCCCAATGATGAGCAAAGCCGCTGTTTAAAAGCCGCCCCGCACGTCTTGCAATACGAATACACCCAAGCGATGTTGCTGGTACTGCTGTTTTGTCAACCGAAGCGCGTGCTGATTCTGGGCTTAGGAGGCGGCAGCTTAGTCACCGCTTTGCATCGCCACATTCCCGGCATTCACATCACCGCCGTGGAGTTACGCGCCACCGTCATCGACATCGCCCACCGTTTTTTCCAAATGCCGCGCAGCAAACGCCTGCAAATTATCCAGCAAGATGCCGACGATTTTCTGAGTAATGCAGAATTACGCAAGGTTGACGTAGTATTCGCCGACCTCTACCACGGCGATGGTGTCGATCAAGTGCAATTACGTGCCGATTTCGTCGCCCGCTGTGCTGCTAATCTCAAGGAAGACGGCTGGCTGGTGCTGAATTGCTGGACAGAACACCGCGAAGACCCGCTGTTACGCGATGCTTTACGCGCACACTTTACCGACATTCGCACCGTGCTGACGGGCAGCAAAAACTGGGTGATCCTCGCGGGCAAAGTGCCTGACTTTCAAACGACCCGCGCTTTGAAAGACACCGCCGAACACCTCAGTGCGTCCCTAGGGTTTCCGCTCATGCGTGCTTTGATGCGCTCGCGGGCATTAGGCGAATAGCCTGTGTTATCATGCTTTCTACCCACTTAATCGGAAAAAACCATGCGCAAACTGCCACGCTTGTTCCTCGTTCTCTGTTTAACCTACGCCCCGTTTGCCTTCGCCGAAACCGTGTTGAAGCGCGGCAATGGCACTGAACCGGAAACGCTGGATATTCACCAATCCTCCGGCGTGTCTGAGGCGAATATTCAGCGCGATATGTTTGAAGGGCTGGTCACAGAAGATGCGTTTGGCAAGCTGCAACCCGGTGTGGCAGAAAAATGGGACATCAGCGCCGACGGTAAGCGCTACACCTTCCATTTGCGCAAAGACAGCCAATGGTCAGATGGCACAGCGTTGACGGCTGACGATTTTGTGTACGCCTACCAGCGGGCGCTTGCCCCGGAAACCGCTTCGGACTATGCCTTCATCCTCTGGCCGATTGCAGGCGCGGAAGCCTTCAACAAAGGTGAGCAAAAAGACCCTGCCAGCATTGGCGTGAAAGCCCTAGACCCGCAAACCCTAGAAATCAACCTCAAAGCACCCACCTCCTATTTTCTTGGCATGTTAATGCACCCAATGGCATTCCCCATCCCGAAACAAGCGGTTGAAAAAGCGGGTAAAGACTGGCTCAAGCCTGACAATATCCGCTGCAACGGCGCATATTGCCTGAGCGAATGGACACCGCAAGCCCACGTCAAATTGGTGAAAAACCCGCATTACCGCCGCGCCGCTGAGGTGAAAATCGACAGCGTGTACTACATCCCCACCGAAGATCAGAACAGCGAACTCAAACGCTACCGTGCCGGGGAAATCGACATTACTTACGATGTACCTTCTGATCAGATTAAAACCGTCGCGCAAGATTTCGCCGCAGAATTCCACAGTACGCCGTACATTGGCACGTACTACTACGCGCTCAATCTGGAAAATCCCGCCTTCAAGGAAAACCCCAAGTTGCGTCGCGCCCTCTCTCTGGCGTTAGATCGCGACATTCTCACCGAAAAAATTACCCAAGCCGGTGAAATACCCGCGTGGGGTTGGGTTCCGCCCGTCAATAATTACACCCAGCAAAACATGGAAGAAAAAGCGCTGGATAAAGCCGCTCGCACCAAACTTGCCCAAGAGCTGTATGCCGAAAGCGGCTATGGCGCTGACAAACTGCTGGAACTCGAAATCCTCTACAACACCAGCGACAACAATAAAAAACTCGCGATTGCGGTCGCTGCGATGTGGAAACAAACCTTAGGTGTAAAAACCAACCTACGTAATGAAGAGTGGAAAGTCTACCTCAACTCACGCAAGCAAAAGCAGTTCCAAGTAGTACGCTCCAGTTGGATTGGCGATTACAACGATGCACACACGTTCCTCAGCCTGTTCAAGTCAGATGTGGGTGAAATGAACACCTCTGGCTACAAGAACCCCGAATTCGACCGTTTAATGGCAGAAGCCGAAACCCAAACCGACGCCAAAAAGCGCCAAGAAGCGATGGAACAAGCCGAACGGATCCTACTGGCGGATACGCCGATCATCCCGATTTACTACAACACCACTCAACACTTGGTCAGCCCGAAAATCACCGGATGGGAAGACAATGTGATGGATGTGCATCCAACCCAATATCTGGGGCTGAAATAACCCTTGGCAACCGACCATGCACAGTCTGTGCTCTTATAGCCATGGCTGTGCATGGTTAACATTCCAGCGCCTAAACATAATCCAATAAAATAGAGCGGCTACCACCACAAAACTGATTAAGCTGATCAATGGGTCAACCTGACTGGCGGTGAATAATGCAGGTGACGGCAACGCTGAATTAGCATAATTCATAATCAATACGGTAAACAGATTATTAGCGGCATGAACACCAATCGCTAACTCCAGTGAGTTGCTCTTCACGGTAATAATGGCTAGGAACAATCCCATTAACAAATACAACAGAGGAATTAAATATTTATCCTCACCCATTTCTGGGTTTGCCAAGTGCGCTGCCATGAATAGCAAGGAAGACCCAAGGACAGGAATAATCGCTCTGCGGCTCAACAAACCCAAACCCTGCATAAAGTACCCGCGAAATAAAAACTCTTCCGCTGCCGCCTGAAGCGGGGTCACAAATAATGCGATGGGTAAAAATATCAAGAATTGCCTTGGGTCAAATGTCACTTGATAAGTATGGGGATGCCATAATGAGCGACTTGCAAAATCCGACAAACTGAGTTGCTCAATTTTCAGCATTGACCGAACGCCGCATATTCAGCCGATTTTTTACTCAATTTGACCAACGAAACCTGAGCTTTTTCAGTTTTACCGTAACTTTTGCTAAATTTCACCCATACCGATGCGACTGCTCCTGTTTTTCAGTCAGTCTTCCCGTGTTTTTTCAAACCCAGTCGCTTTATAACAAGACACGCATCAGTTGATCAGCACTCAACACCAAAATCCCAAACATCAAGTGGCTGTAAACTTTTTGCGCACCTTGCACCCACACATTCCGACCACCAAATTCATCCTTCAGGCGGGCATTGGTTCGTTCTACGGTGCTGCGAATTTTGTAACGCTCGGCATCAGCAGGTTCAAACGCTTCTTTCTGTCCGCCGCGAGGATTGTGATCAATCAGAGGGACATGCCCCAGATGACGGCTGTATTCGTGCAAATCAGCACTGCAATAGGCCGCATCCATCAGGTCGTAGAGACTGGTGACACGTTGGGCACTGATTTGAGAGAGTGGGATGGCTGCCCCGCTGTCGTGAAAGGAGGCGGAAGACAGAATGGCTGCTATCGGGACACCACAATCGGCGGTATCGATATGCAGTTTGTAGCCGTTCCAACTGTGCTTGTAGCCTTGGGCATTCTTCTTCGTCCCCCGGTTACACTGAACCGGTATCTCATCGAGTGCTTGCTGAAGTGACTGTTCCCGTTGGCGCTGAATCCGTGTTTGCCCTTGTTTTTTCTTTGGCTTTTCCTCGGCAACAGGCCGTTCACGTGCCTCAATGGCTGTTGAATCCCGACACAGGTGGCCGATCAGCGCATCGCCCAAATACGTTTTCACCAACGTTTCATGCACACGTTCCGCTAAACGCTGTTCAGCAAATTCAGCGAAGGCACGTGAAAAGGTGGATTCGGAAGGCAGTTTCTTGGTCAGGGGAAACCCGCAGATGCGTCGCAGGGAGCGATCGTTTTGCAGCCGGTCAATGAGTGCTCGCGTATTGACAATATTGAGCACGCTTTTGGCGACAAAAGCATTGGCAAACCAAGATCGCTCCGTCGCTGGCCGTCCAGACCCATCACGAAAAGAGCGCACAAAATCTTCAATGCGCGTCAGCTCCAGTACGTGAATGAGCTTTTCAAGCTTGGGGGTCAATGTGCCAAAGGCATCATTGAAGCCATCTCCTTATACACAAGTCCCCAAGCTGATGTAAGATAAGCAATTTTCACCCATGAACTGGTCATCTACCGAACTCACCGATCTTGATTTGGGAGACAAGCGTCTCGAAACACGAGCCGCCCATATCCTCAAAGCCATGCTGAAAGCCCCCCAGTCCAGCATCCCTAAGGCTTGCCAAAGTTGGTCAAGCACCTTGGCGACGTACCGTTTCTTCTGGAATGAAGCGGTGAGCCATGATGCTTTGATGGCATCCCACTTTGAAGCGACAGAGTGCCGAATTCGTCAACAAGATTCGCGGATTATCCTGTGTATTCAAGATACGACCGAACTGGACTTCAATGGACAAGAAACCGAGGGTTTAGGGCGGTTATCCTACGACAAGCAACGCGGGATGTACCTGCATCCGACCTTGTGTATTACCCCAGAACGTTTGCCGTTGGGCATCACCGATACGTGGATGTGGTCACGGGGATTGAGCAAAGCTGCCGACCAAGCCAACCCCAGCATCAAAGAAAGCCGCCGCTGGATTGAAGGGTATGAACGGGTAGCCGAACTGGCGGCACGCTGCCCTGAACACCGCCTCATTTATACTGGCGACCGTGAAAGCGACTTTTATGACTTACTCAAACGGGCGCAAGCCTTGGATTACCCGGCTGACCTGCTGATACGGGCGCAACATAACCGGGCTTTGGGGGATGACCTCAAACTGTGGGATGCCATTGATCAACAAAAAGCGTTGACTCGTATCACCTTTACCAAACCGCGCAAGCAGGGTGAAAAGCCCCGCAAAGTGGTACAAGAAATCAAGGTGTTACGTTATACCTTGCGTCCCAAGAGTAAGCATCCGATGCTATTGACCTTGGTGCAAGCCAAAGAAATCAACCCACCCGCCGGAAAATCGCCCTTCATTTGGCGTTTAGTCACCAACCGCTGTGTGGAGACCGCCGATGCTGCCTGTGAACTCATCGACTGGTATCGGGCACGTTGGGAGATCGAGATGTTTTTTGATGTCCTCAAAGTCGGTTGTCGCGTCGAAAAACTGCAACTGGACACCAAAGAGCGCATCGAAAAAGCCCTCGCGCTCTACATCATGGTGGCTTGGCGGATTATGTTTCTGATGCGGTTGGGGCGTACCTGCCCAGAACTTCCGGCTGATCTGGTGTTTGACCCCTTGGAATGGAAAGTATCCTTCCGGCTCGGCAAAAAAGCACTACCCGATGGCATACCTACCCTCAATCAAGTGATCCGCAATCTGGCAGAACTGGGCGGCTTTCTGGGCAGAAAATCCGACGGCGAACCGGGGTCTAAAAGTATCTGGCTTGGCTACTCAAGGGTGCTTGACTGCATTTATGGCATTCAGATGGCTAGTGAGTTGGGGGAGGACTGATTTGTGTATAAGGAGATGCATTGAAGCAAGGCAGTATTTCAATTTGCAGCAAACTCCAGCGTTGTGCAATCAGGGCGCGTTCGGTAGAATTCATAGCGTGGGCTTAATGGTTGTTTTGATGCTTCTATTATCGCCGAAAACGGCAGCCCACACTTCTTTTTTCCTTCAGATGAAGGAAGGTTCACGCTGAAAATGTAATTTTGCAAGTGGCTCCTTTACAAGAAGTGCTGGCGTATTCATTTGATCTTCCCCAAAGTGTGGCAAACCACTGGATACACCGCTTGTGTCCCGTATTACAAAGTGCATTGGATAACATGGGACATAAGCCCATTCGACTATCCTCAGAATTAATGGAACGGCTAGCAGAAGAAGGGCAACAGGAATTGATTATTGACGGAACAGAGCGGAGAATCCAGCGCCCCGTGGATAATGATGTCCAGCGCGAATACTATAGTGGTAAAAAAAAAGCCCATACGGTTAAAAACAATGTCATCGTTGGCTGTGCTGACAGACATATCAAATACTTAGGGGATACTCACTCAGGCAAGAAGCATGACAAGAAAATTGCCGATGAGGAGCAGACCCAATTACCGGAGGGTTCTGTGATTTTACGTGATTTAGGCTTCAAGGGGGCTGACATGGGAAAAGGTGTCACCGTCATTGAGCCAAAAAAGAAGCCACGGAATAAATGCCTGACCCCACAAGAAAAAGAAGAAAACCGTCAAATTTCTGCCCGCAGGGTAGTCGTTGAACATATCATCAGTGGTATTAAACGCTGCCGATGCCTGAAAGATGTGTACCGTAATTTAAAAGATGACTTTGATGACCAGATTATGGAAATTGCTTGCGGACTACACAACCTGAGAAACTCCATGCGAAATCCAATCTATTGAAAGTTTTAAAAACTTTTCGATAATTATTATTTATAGATAATGTCTGAGCCACTTGCAAAATTACATTTTCAGCGTGAACCTTCCTTCATCTGAAGGAAAAAAGAAGTGTGGGCTGCCGTTTTCGGCGATAATAGAAGCATCAAAACAACCATTAAGCCCACGCTATGAATTCTACCGAACGCGCCCTGATTGCACAACGCTGGAGTTTGCTGCAAATTGAAATACTGCCTTGCTTCAATGATGCCTTTGGCACATTGACCCCCAAGCTTGAAAAGCTCATTCACGTACTGGAGCTGACGCGCATTGAAGATTTTGTGCGCTCTTTTCGTGATGGGTCTGGACGGCCAGCGACGGAGCGATCTTGGTTTGCCAATGCTTTTGTCGCCAAAAGCGTGCTCAATATTGTCAATACGCGAGCACTCATTGACCGGCTGCAAAACGATCGCTCCCTGCGACGCATCTGCGGGTTTCCCCTGACCAAGAAACTGCCTTCCGAATCCACCTTTTCACGTGCCTTCGCTGAATTTGCTGAACAGCGTTTAGCGGAACGTGTGCATGAAACGTTGGTGAAAACGTATTTGGGCGATGCGCTGATCGGCCACCTGTGTCGGGATTCAACAGCCATTGAGGCACGTGAACGGCCTGTTGCCGAGGAAAAGCCAAAGAAAAAACAAGGGCAAACACGGATTCAGCGCCAACGGGAACAGTCACTTCAGCAAGCACTCGATGAGATACCGGTTCAGTGTAACCGGGGGACGAAGAAGAATGCCCAAGGCTACAAGCACAGTTGGAACGGCTACAAACTGCATATCGATACCGCCGATTGTGGTGTCCCGATAGCAGCCATTCTGTCTTCCGCCTCCTTTCACGACAGCGGGGCAGCCATCCCACTCTCTCAAATCAGTGCCCAACGTGTCACCAGTCTCTACGACCTGATGGATGCGGCCTATTGCAGTGCTGATTTGCACGAATACAGCCGTCATCTGGGGCATGTCCCTCTGATTGATCACAATCCTCGCGGCGGACAGAAAGAAGCGTTTGAACCTGCTGATGCCGAGCGTTACAAAATTCGCAGCACCGTAGAACGAACCAATGCCCGCCTGAAGGATGAATTTGGTGGTCGGAATGTGTGGGTGCAAGGTGCGCAAAAAGTTTACAGCCACTTGATGTTTGGGATTTTGGTGTTGAGTGCTGATCAACTGATGCGTGTCTTGTTATAAAGCGACTGGGTTTGAAAAAACACGGGAAGACTGACTGAAAAACAGGAGCAGTCGCATCGGTATGGGTGAAATTTAGCAAAAGTTACGGTAAAACTGAAAAAGCTCAGGTTTCGTTGGTCAAATTGAGTAAAAAATCGGCTGAATATGCGGCGTTCGGTCAATGCTGAAAATTGAGCAACTCAGTTTGTCGGATTTTGCAAGTCGCTCGTCTATTATTTCCATACCACTTACGAAAATCCCCTCCTTTTTGACAAGGAAACCATCTATCAGTTTTAAACTTATTTTCATGCCAGAATCTTAGAAAATAATCATTGTTTCCAGTATCAAGACCCTTGCCAACATCAGAAAAATCTGACACTAATTGACTGTTAAATACTTCTCTCATTTTCTTTGTAACCCAATAAGCAATCGGGCTACTAGGAATTTTCTGAAAGTCGGCAGCAGATGCGCGAAAAACATTGCCTTTTACTTTATTATTACGATCATTATTAGGGGGAAAAGCAATCGGTTTATCATTGCAAATATCTTCGTATTCGATATAGCAAAAAGCTCCACTACTTTTTACACTTCCACTTAACTTCCAAACGGTTGCTGCTGTACCGAAAGCAATACCCATAACCATGTTCGCCATGTGAGCCATTGATTCCATAGATGTTGTTCTCATCAATTTAGCACGCAGCTTTTCATAGGATGATAGGAACATCCAGCTTTGCATAGTTACCATTGCACTGTAACCATACTTTGGAATCAGTTCCAAACCGCGTTCGATGAAGGCGGCGAACAGGTCGGATTTGGAGTCGGGATAGTGGTCTTTTAGCCAAGTGGCGAGGCGGGGGTTCATGCCTTTGCTGCCCATGTAGGGTGGGTTGGCGATGACGACGTGGTATTGGGGGCTGAGGTACGCCGCTTGCCGCAATACCTTGAGGACGCTGGCGTGCGTACCCGTCAAAAACAATTGCCCCGCCACGTCTTTGGCCTCCAGCGTCGCCAGTGCATCCGCCGCATTCCGCAACGCCGGGCGAATCAACGACCCGACATTATCCGCCTCCTCAAACTGCTTCAAAGTCTGGCGCAAATCCGCCGTAAACAAATCACGCCCCACAAACCCCACATAATCATCCACCGCCTGCGCACTCACCACCACCTTTTCCAAGCGGCAAATATTCGGCTTCAACGGCTTGCGGAAAAACCGCCGCCGATTATTCCCCGCCCCCAACGGATCACCCTTTAACGCCTTCATCGCCAACGCAAACGCCGCCAATTCCGCCGCCCGCTCATCAATCTCAATCCCATACAGATTATGCGTCAGAATCTTTTCGGGAATCTCCGCCGCGTCATACCCCGCATCCACATAAATCGCAAACAACAAATCATACGCATACGTCAATATATGCCCCGACCCACACGCCGGATCGCAAATCTTCAACTCCTCCGGCGTGCGGATTTTCAGAAAATCGCGCTCCGGCGTTTCCGGCTCAATATAATAAGCCATCTGCGCCCGAATTCCCGACTGCGGGCGATTCAATAACCACAAACGTCCCAGCGAATTCTCCA contains:
- a CDS encoding transposase gives rise to the protein MNSTERALIAQRWSLLQIEILPCFNDAFGTLTPKLEKLIHVLELTRIEDFVRSFRDGSGRPATERSWFANAFVAKSVLNIVNTRALIDRLQNDRSLRRICGFPLTKKLPSESTFSRAFAEFAEQRLAERVHETLVKTYLGDALIGHLCRDSTAIEARERPVAEEKPKKKQGQTRIQRQREQSLQQALDEIPVQCNRGTKKNAQGYKHSWNGYKLHIDTADCGVPIAAILSSASFHDSGAAIPLSQISAQRVTSLYDLMDAAYCSADLHEYSRHLGHVPLIDHNPRGGQKEAFEPADAERYKIRSTVERTNARLKDEFGGRNVWVQGAQKVYSHLMFGILVLSADQLMRVLL
- the pglX gene encoding BREX-1 system adenine-specific DNA-methyltransferase PglX; the protein is METTKLKKFAQSARRTLLTQVGSKLKLVLAHDSAARRENPLAVAELEQQLAASSDKQVVEQVAYLWFNRLCALRFMDANAYNRIRVVSPADGQFQPEILAEAKAGHIDEGLLHGKLREQVLALLSGAAPSRDPQGEAYRLLVVAVCNDYHRLMPYLFARIDDYSELLMPDDLLSENSILAYTREAMTPEACESVEVIGWLYQFYISEKKDEVFEGLKNNKKITAENIPAATQLFTPHWIVRYLVENSLGRLWLLNRPQSGIRAQMAYYIEPETPERDFLKIRTPEELKICDPACGSGHILTYAYDLLFAIYVDAGYDAAEIPEKILTHNLYGIEIDERAAELAAFALAMKALKGDPLGAGNNRRRFFRKPLKPNICRLEKVVVSAQAVDDYVGFVGRDLFTADLRQTLKQFEEADNVGSLIRPALRNAADALATLEAKDVAGQLFLTGTHASVLKVLRQAAYLSPQYHVVIANPPYMGSKGMNPRLATWLKDHYPDSKSDLFAAFIERGLELIPKYGYSAMVTMQSWMFLSSYEKLRAKLMRTTSMESMAHMANMVMGIAFGTAATVWKLSGSVKSSGAFCYIEYEDICNDKPIAFPPNNDRNNKVKGNVFRASAADFQKIPSSPIAYWVTKKMREVFNSQLVSDFSDVGKGLDTGNNDYFLRFWHENKFKTDRWFPCQKGGDFRKWYGNNRRATCKIRQTELLNFQH